In a single window of the Gossypium hirsutum isolate 1008001.06 chromosome D02, Gossypium_hirsutum_v2.1, whole genome shotgun sequence genome:
- the LOC107908075 gene encoding origin of replication complex subunit 2 isoform X3 — MLEILNLDKKEAVSINGISNQEFTEELREASTNIEPKHQNDVANLINSYKSLYPKWVFDLRCGFGLLMYGFGSKKSLIEDFASTALADHSVVDCLYSISQERFLLSSQVTLNAHLTKFKDHELVKI, encoded by the exons ATGCTTGAAATATTAAATTTGGACAAGAAAGAGGCTGTCTCAATTAATGGAATTTCAAATCAGGAATTTACTGAG GAACTTAGAGAAGCTTCAACTAATATTGAACCAAAGCATCAaaatgatgttgcaaatttaataAATAGTTACAAAAGTTTATACCCAAAATGGGTTTTTGATCTCAG atgtGGTTTTGGTCTTCTAATGTATGGATTTGGATCAAAGAAATCATTGATTGAAGATTTTGCTTCAACCGCTTTGGCAGACCATTCTGTTGTT GATTGCTTGTACTCCATCTCTCAAGAGCGGTTCCTCTTAAGCAGCCAGGTAACGCTAAATGCCCACTTGACTAAGTTCAAAGATCATGAGCTAGTTAAGATTTGA
- the LOC107908075 gene encoding origin of replication complex subunit 2 isoform X2, translating into MLEILNLDKKEAVSINGISNQEFTEELREASTNIEPKHQNDVANLINSYKSLYPKWVFDLRCGFGLLMYGFGSKKSLIEDFASTALADHSVVVINGYLQSINIKQDCLYSISQERFLLSSQVTLNAHLTKFKDHELVKI; encoded by the exons ATGCTTGAAATATTAAATTTGGACAAGAAAGAGGCTGTCTCAATTAATGGAATTTCAAATCAGGAATTTACTGAG GAACTTAGAGAAGCTTCAACTAATATTGAACCAAAGCATCAaaatgatgttgcaaatttaataAATAGTTACAAAAGTTTATACCCAAAATGGGTTTTTGATCTCAG atgtGGTTTTGGTCTTCTAATGTATGGATTTGGATCAAAGAAATCATTGATTGAAGATTTTGCTTCAACCGCTTTGGCAGACCATTCTGTTGTTGTAATTAATGGTTACCTTCAATCAATCAATATAAAACAG GATTGCTTGTACTCCATCTCTCAAGAGCGGTTCCTCTTAAGCAGCCAGGTAACGCTAAATGCCCACTTGACTAAGTTCAAAGATCATGAGCTAGTTAAGATTTGA
- the LOC107908075 gene encoding origin of replication complex subunit 2 isoform X4: protein MYKALELREASTNIEPKHQNDVANLINSYKSLYPKWVFDLRCGFGLLMYGFGSKKSLIEDFASTALADHSVVVINGYLQSINIKQDCLYSISQERFLLSSQVTLNAHLTKFKDHELVKI, encoded by the exons ATGTACAAGGCTCTT GAACTTAGAGAAGCTTCAACTAATATTGAACCAAAGCATCAaaatgatgttgcaaatttaataAATAGTTACAAAAGTTTATACCCAAAATGGGTTTTTGATCTCAG atgtGGTTTTGGTCTTCTAATGTATGGATTTGGATCAAAGAAATCATTGATTGAAGATTTTGCTTCAACCGCTTTGGCAGACCATTCTGTTGTTGTAATTAATGGTTACCTTCAATCAATCAATATAAAACAG GATTGCTTGTACTCCATCTCTCAAGAGCGGTTCCTCTTAAGCAGCCAGGTAACGCTAAATGCCCACTTGACTAAGTTCAAAGATCATGAGCTAGTTAAGATTTGA
- the LOC107908075 gene encoding origin of replication complex subunit 2 isoform X5 → MLEILNLDKKEAVSINGISNQEFTEELREASTNIEPKHQNDVANLINSYKSLYPKWVFDLRCGFGLLMYGFGSKKSLIEDFASTALADHSVVVINGLLVLHLSRAVPLKQPGNAKCPLD, encoded by the exons ATGCTTGAAATATTAAATTTGGACAAGAAAGAGGCTGTCTCAATTAATGGAATTTCAAATCAGGAATTTACTGAG GAACTTAGAGAAGCTTCAACTAATATTGAACCAAAGCATCAaaatgatgttgcaaatttaataAATAGTTACAAAAGTTTATACCCAAAATGGGTTTTTGATCTCAG atgtGGTTTTGGTCTTCTAATGTATGGATTTGGATCAAAGAAATCATTGATTGAAGATTTTGCTTCAACCGCTTTGGCAGACCATTCTGTTGTTGTAATTAATG GATTGCTTGTACTCCATCTCTCAAGAGCGGTTCCTCTTAAGCAGCCAGGTAACGCTAAATGCCCACTTGACTAA
- the LOC107908075 gene encoding origin of replication complex subunit 2 isoform X1, translating into MLEILNLDKKEAVSINGISNQEFTEELREASTNIEPKHQNDVANLINSYKSLYPKWVFDLRCGFGLLMYGFGSKKSLIEDFASTALADHSVVVINGYLQSINIKQVLFSSHNIKGTKLVPILLKRIKIWTNWKMDYLILFIG; encoded by the exons ATGCTTGAAATATTAAATTTGGACAAGAAAGAGGCTGTCTCAATTAATGGAATTTCAAATCAGGAATTTACTGAG GAACTTAGAGAAGCTTCAACTAATATTGAACCAAAGCATCAaaatgatgttgcaaatttaataAATAGTTACAAAAGTTTATACCCAAAATGGGTTTTTGATCTCAG atgtGGTTTTGGTCTTCTAATGTATGGATTTGGATCAAAGAAATCATTGATTGAAGATTTTGCTTCAACCGCTTTGGCAGACCATTCTGTTGTTGTAATTAATGGTTACCTTCAATCAATCAATATAAAACAGGTGTTGTTTTCATCACATAACATTAAAGGGACAAAGTTAGTTCCTatcttattaaaaagaatcaaaatatgGACAAATTGGAAAATGGactatttgattctttttataggATAG